ACAACTTTCCCTTCAGCGCGCCTGGCCGGCGAACGGGCTTACCGGGCGCCAGCGGCACGAGCCGCGCGATCGGCTTCCCCGCTTTGGCGATGACGACGGATCGGCCTGCCGCCACTTCGTCCAAAAGCCGGGACAGATGCGTTTTGGCCTCGTGGATGTTCACTGTTTTCGTGCTCATGGAGGAAACCCATTGACGAATGAACTTAGTCTAGTTGAACTAAGATGTTCCCGCAAGCGTTCGGTCCCTTCGGTGGAGCGCGAGCCCGGCCCAGCCGGAAGGTTAGAGCAGCCCCCTGACCTTCAGCCAATCGACGAGGCGGTCCGGCCAGGATGAAAGCACCGGATCATCGGGTGCGAGCCCCACGCCGTGGCGGCCTCGCTGGTAGATGTGCAGCTCGGCGGGGACGCCAGCACCGCGCAGCGCGAGATAGAACATGACGCTGTTTTCTGGCGGCACGCGCGTGTCGGAGTCGGTGTGGAACAGGAAGGTCGGTGGCGTCTCCTTGGTGACCTGCTTCTCGTTGGAGAGCGCGGCCAGACGCGCCGGTGTCTGGTCGTCGCCGAGCAGGCGATCGCGAGACCCCTCGTGCGTCCACGACTCGACGAACGTCACTACCGGATAGGCTGCAATGAGAAAGTCGGGCCGCGCGCTCTCGCGTTCGACGGGATCAGGCGCACCCGCGCGCCCATCCTCGATGTGCGTGGCCACGGTGGTCGCCAAGTGGCCGCCGGCCGAGAACCCCATGATGCCAACGCGGTCGCGGCGGACGCCATACTCGTCGGCGTGCGCCCGCACGTAACGGATCGCGCGCTGCCCGTCATGCAGCATCGCGGGGTGATGGTATCGGTGGCCCAGACGGTACTTCAGCACGAACGCTACGATGCCCAGCCGGTTGAAGAACTCGGCCACCTGTTTGCCCTCGTGATCCATCGCAAGGTTGCGATAACCTCCGCCCGGACAAATCACGACGCCGGTCTGTGTGGAGGCACGCGAGGCGGGAGTATAGGCCGTGAGCGTGGGCACATCCTCCTCTTCTTCGCCAACCGCGTCCGGCGTGCCATCGGGCCACAGCAGGATTGGCGCCCGCGGCGGAGCAGCCCAGAGCGGCGCCGCGCTGCTCATTGATACGAGTGTCACTGCAGCAAGCATCATCGTGGCGAGTCTCATTCAAGGTTTCCTTTATCGCCCCGAGGGCGCGGTGAGGGTCAGAGCTGAATTGACGCGAGTCATTTGTCGTGCGTATAGTCGATCGACCTGGAATCTGTCGGGATCACCGTCGATCCTACGAACAAGACACTGAAAAGGCTTCCAGCCATTCCACTGAAATGACGTCGTGCGGGCTGGATTGTAGGTCGCCATGGTTCGTGTAATCCAGCTCACAGACGGCTCGGTCCGGCGTGTCGCGCTCGTCGACGAGCCGCATCTGCGCCTCCTCCAGGGCGTCGAGTCCGTCTATGCGCTGGCCGTCACTGCTGCAGCCGAGAGTACACCGCTCTCGTCGCTCGTGAGCGCGCGCGCCAGCGGCGACCGGCTCGAGTACGACGCGGTTTACGCGGGTGGAGCCGCGTGGCGTCTCCTCCCGCCGTTCGACCATCCCACCGAGCCCGCACGGTGCACGGTGTCTGGCACAGGGCTCACGCATCTCGGCAGCGCCCGTGACCGGGATGCCATGCACGACCAGAAGGATACGGCGGCGACCGATAGCATGCGGATGTTTCAGGCCGGCTTGGCGGGGGGGCGTCCGCCGGCCGGCTCTATCGGCGCGGCGCCCGAGTGGTTCTACAAGGGCACGGGCGATGCCATTCATGCCCACGGCGAGCCGCTCATCGTTCCAGCGTACGGGGAAGGCGCCGGCGAGGAAGCGGAGATCGCGGGTATAT
The genomic region above belongs to Luteitalea sp. and contains:
- a CDS encoding GguC protein, with amino-acid sequence MVRVIQLTDGSVRRVALVDEPHLRLLQGVESVYALAVTAAAESTPLSSLVSARASGDRLEYDAVYAGGAAWRLLPPFDHPTEPARCTVSGTGLTHLGSARDRDAMHDQKDTAATDSMRMFQAGLAGGRPPAGSIGAAPEWFYKGTGDAIHAHGEPLIVPAYGEGAGEEAEIAGIYIVDPAGRPHRVGMAAGNEFSDHGFEQRNYLYLAGSKLLMCALGPELVIDPSFDSVPGEVWIERNETTIWTKRIVSGEAEMCHSLQNIEHHHFKLAAHRRPGDVHVHFFGAHSLSFGDQVTLADGDVMGIRFEGFGRALRNAIRIEQAAHRLVVVPSLE
- a CDS encoding type II toxin-antitoxin system prevent-host-death family antitoxin gives rise to the protein MSTKTVNIHEAKTHLSRLLDEVAAGRSVVIAKAGKPIARLVPLAPGKPVRRPGALKGKLWIADDFDAPLPDDILDAFEGRSR
- a CDS encoding alpha/beta hydrolase fold domain-containing protein; translation: MMLAAVTLVSMSSAAPLWAAPPRAPILLWPDGTPDAVGEEEEDVPTLTAYTPASRASTQTGVVICPGGGYRNLAMDHEGKQVAEFFNRLGIVAFVLKYRLGHRYHHPAMLHDGQRAIRYVRAHADEYGVRRDRVGIMGFSAGGHLATTVATHIEDGRAGAPDPVERESARPDFLIAAYPVVTFVESWTHEGSRDRLLGDDQTPARLAALSNEKQVTKETPPTFLFHTDSDTRVPPENSVMFYLALRGAGVPAELHIYQRGRHGVGLAPDDPVLSSWPDRLVDWLKVRGLL